One window from the genome of Epinephelus moara isolate mb chromosome 5, YSFRI_EMoa_1.0, whole genome shotgun sequence encodes:
- the si:ch73-109d9.2 gene encoding zinc finger protein 112 isoform X1, whose product MAESIVKFQSQLSGVMETVFKAAMYEITRLVEDSFLEEVTRCREQVESLKRRLKWSESRRKEKEGDRRGRCTDCGRVGPSGEDSATDKSLKQESVLQEINGSHSTDGETPRHDMEEVGPEAHSAIKASQSQGVQAEKLDRLLKEETLRITPKTNDSQERWGVSLDDTEASGLPGPSKGCSDQKIPKCHVNWEAGYDQRRESGQDGHSVDPSEPLFQGRYGMEDLGGFGKTGYEDSNMIDMGNLDELQGSPSHLDEDLSYMGHYEGDVESPEGADRQVYQSSATRNRRSVVGSPTNSPTRTNIDVSGELSCLLINEEGYLQDPSILYSEHVSSDSGGRLNFRGQGIRIDPSVDSTGDMYGPSDAYSDTVNLGERLQHQTGGRGGRRHTCNQCSMSFPDSASLKAHKQTHKGIGQVPPYSCTQCGKTFTQACNLKVHQRIHSGQGLHLCSHCGKGFPSFSDLKTHKCGQTGDKPYCCTVCGNKFSRLWNLKLHRRIHTQEKPHQCTMCDKSFTRADILKVHQRTHTGERPYCCTVCGLSFKRLDHLKSHQRKHI is encoded by the exons ATGGCTGAATCTATAGTAAAGTTTCAGTCACAACTTTCTGGTGTCATGGAGACGGTCTTTAAAGCTGCCATGTATGAGATCACCCGGCTGGTGGAGGACAGTTTTTTGGAAGAGGTGACACGGTGCAGGGAGCAGGTCGAGTCTCTGAAGAGGCGACTGAAGTGGTCGGAGAGTCGCCgtaaagagaaagagggagacaggaggGGCAGATGTACTGACTGCGGACGAGTCGGGCCGTCCGGTGAGGACAGCGCCACAG ATAAAAGTCTTAAACAGGAGAGTGTGCTGCAGGAGATAAATGGCTCTCACAGCACCGATGGAGAGACACCTCGTCATGACATGGAAGAGGTAGGACCAGAGGCCCACAGTGCCATAAAGGCATCACAG TCTCAAGGTGTACAGGCTGAAAAACTGGATAGACTGCTCAAGGAGGAAACCCTGCGGATCACACCAAAAACTAATGACTCCCAAGAGAGATGGGGAGTCAGTTTGGATG ACACAGAGGCATCAGGTCTGCCAGGGCCCAGTAAAGGTTGCAGTGACCAGAAGATCCCAAAATGCCATGTGAACTGGGAAGCTGGCTATGACCAGAGGCGAGAATCAGGCCAAGATGGACATTCAGTTGACCCATCTGAACCACTTTTCCAGGGCAGGTATGGTATGGAAGATCTGGGAGGTTTTGGCAAGACTGGCTACGAAGACTCCAATATGATAGATATGGGTAACTTGGATGAGTTACAAGGATCACCATCCCACCTGGATGAGGATCTGAGTTACATGGGGCACTATGAGGGAGATGTGGAATCACCAGAAGGAGCCGATCGTCAAGTTTACCAATCGTCTGCCACACGGAATAGAAGGAGCGTGGTCGGTTCACCTACTAACTCTCCCACAAGGACGAACATTGATGTCAGTggagagctcagctgtttattgaTCAATGAAGAAGGGTATCTACAAGACCCGAGTATCTTGTACTCTGAACATGTGTCCAGTGATTCAGGTGGTAGGTTGAACTTCAGGGGTCAGGGCATTCGCATTGACCCGTCTGTGGACAGCACAGGGGATATGTATGGGCCTTCAGATGCATACAGTGATACCGTAAACTTGGGAGAGAGGTTGCAGCATCagacaggagggagaggagggaggagacacACCTGTAACCAGTGCTCCATGTCCTTCCCTGATTCGGCCTCACTAAAGGCCcacaagcagacacacaaaGGCATAGGACAAGTGCCACCGTACTCCTGCACGCAGTGCGGAAAGACCTTCACTCAAGCGTGTAACCTCAAAGTCCACCAGAGGATTCACTCGGGACAGGGGCTCCACCTGTGCAGCCACTGTGGTAAAGGCTTCCCTTCTTTCTCTGACCTAAAGACACACAAGTGTGGCCAAACAGGTGACAAACCTTATTGCTGCACTGTATGTGGGAACAAGTTCAGCCGTCTCTGGAATCTGAAGTTGCACCGGAGAATTCACACACAGGAAAAACCTCATCAGTGTACCATGTGTGATAAGAGCTTCACACGAGCTGACATATTGAAAGTTCACCAGCGCACCCACACAGGGGAACGACCATATTGTTGCACTGTGTGTGGCCTCAGCTTCAAACGCCTGGATCATCTGAAATCACATCAACGCAAACACATATAA
- the si:ch73-109d9.2 gene encoding zinc finger protein 3 isoform X2, translating to MAESIVKFQSQLSGVMETVFKAAMYEITRLVEDSFLEEVTRCREQVESLKRRLKWSESRRKEKEGDRRGRCTDCGRVGPSGEDSATDKSLKQESVLQEINGSHSTDGETPRHDMEESQGVQAEKLDRLLKEETLRITPKTNDSQERWGVSLDDTEASGLPGPSKGCSDQKIPKCHVNWEAGYDQRRESGQDGHSVDPSEPLFQGRYGMEDLGGFGKTGYEDSNMIDMGNLDELQGSPSHLDEDLSYMGHYEGDVESPEGADRQVYQSSATRNRRSVVGSPTNSPTRTNIDVSGELSCLLINEEGYLQDPSILYSEHVSSDSGGRLNFRGQGIRIDPSVDSTGDMYGPSDAYSDTVNLGERLQHQTGGRGGRRHTCNQCSMSFPDSASLKAHKQTHKGIGQVPPYSCTQCGKTFTQACNLKVHQRIHSGQGLHLCSHCGKGFPSFSDLKTHKCGQTGDKPYCCTVCGNKFSRLWNLKLHRRIHTQEKPHQCTMCDKSFTRADILKVHQRTHTGERPYCCTVCGLSFKRLDHLKSHQRKHI from the exons ATGGCTGAATCTATAGTAAAGTTTCAGTCACAACTTTCTGGTGTCATGGAGACGGTCTTTAAAGCTGCCATGTATGAGATCACCCGGCTGGTGGAGGACAGTTTTTTGGAAGAGGTGACACGGTGCAGGGAGCAGGTCGAGTCTCTGAAGAGGCGACTGAAGTGGTCGGAGAGTCGCCgtaaagagaaagagggagacaggaggGGCAGATGTACTGACTGCGGACGAGTCGGGCCGTCCGGTGAGGACAGCGCCACAG ATAAAAGTCTTAAACAGGAGAGTGTGCTGCAGGAGATAAATGGCTCTCACAGCACCGATGGAGAGACACCTCGTCATGACATGGAAGAG TCTCAAGGTGTACAGGCTGAAAAACTGGATAGACTGCTCAAGGAGGAAACCCTGCGGATCACACCAAAAACTAATGACTCCCAAGAGAGATGGGGAGTCAGTTTGGATG ACACAGAGGCATCAGGTCTGCCAGGGCCCAGTAAAGGTTGCAGTGACCAGAAGATCCCAAAATGCCATGTGAACTGGGAAGCTGGCTATGACCAGAGGCGAGAATCAGGCCAAGATGGACATTCAGTTGACCCATCTGAACCACTTTTCCAGGGCAGGTATGGTATGGAAGATCTGGGAGGTTTTGGCAAGACTGGCTACGAAGACTCCAATATGATAGATATGGGTAACTTGGATGAGTTACAAGGATCACCATCCCACCTGGATGAGGATCTGAGTTACATGGGGCACTATGAGGGAGATGTGGAATCACCAGAAGGAGCCGATCGTCAAGTTTACCAATCGTCTGCCACACGGAATAGAAGGAGCGTGGTCGGTTCACCTACTAACTCTCCCACAAGGACGAACATTGATGTCAGTggagagctcagctgtttattgaTCAATGAAGAAGGGTATCTACAAGACCCGAGTATCTTGTACTCTGAACATGTGTCCAGTGATTCAGGTGGTAGGTTGAACTTCAGGGGTCAGGGCATTCGCATTGACCCGTCTGTGGACAGCACAGGGGATATGTATGGGCCTTCAGATGCATACAGTGATACCGTAAACTTGGGAGAGAGGTTGCAGCATCagacaggagggagaggagggaggagacacACCTGTAACCAGTGCTCCATGTCCTTCCCTGATTCGGCCTCACTAAAGGCCcacaagcagacacacaaaGGCATAGGACAAGTGCCACCGTACTCCTGCACGCAGTGCGGAAAGACCTTCACTCAAGCGTGTAACCTCAAAGTCCACCAGAGGATTCACTCGGGACAGGGGCTCCACCTGTGCAGCCACTGTGGTAAAGGCTTCCCTTCTTTCTCTGACCTAAAGACACACAAGTGTGGCCAAACAGGTGACAAACCTTATTGCTGCACTGTATGTGGGAACAAGTTCAGCCGTCTCTGGAATCTGAAGTTGCACCGGAGAATTCACACACAGGAAAAACCTCATCAGTGTACCATGTGTGATAAGAGCTTCACACGAGCTGACATATTGAAAGTTCACCAGCGCACCCACACAGGGGAACGACCATATTGTTGCACTGTGTGTGGCCTCAGCTTCAAACGCCTGGATCATCTGAAATCACATCAACGCAAACACATATAA